A window of Pusillimonas sp. DMV24BSW_D genomic DNA:
GAGAGCAATTCGTTGGCGTGCAGGCGCATGTGGGCGCCCAAAAAACGCGTGCTGCGACCCGGGTTTGGCGTATTTTGTGTACTGCGCAAAAGGCGCAGGATGCGCACGGCATCAATGAAAGCCGCACCCGTTTTGCGTTTCTCGGCCCATCGACGCAACCGTAGTGAGGGCAGTGTGGCGGCCACAGTGGCCCCAAATAAAATCGCCAGCCACGACAAATAAATCCACAGCAGGAAGATAGGTAGCGTGGCAAACGCGCCGTAAATAACGGTGTAAGAGGGAAATTGCGTGATGTAGTAGGCAAAACCGGCTTTCATTATTTCGAGAACAATAGCGGTGCCGAACCCTCCCGCCAACGCGTCTCGCCAAAATACATGGCGGTTGGGTACAAAAACGAACAGTGCACTGAAAGCGAGCCCGGTAATAACCACCGGAATGACCGAGAGTGCAATCCGCATGGAGCGGGCAATATGCCCGACGTCGAATGCTGATTGCTGAGCCAGATACGACGTAGCCCAAAGGCTGGCGCCCGCCAGAATGGGGCCGGCCGAGATAATCGCCCAGTACACGAGAATGCGTTGCGGCAAAGGCCGCTGCTGTTCAACCTGCCAAATATCATTCAGAACGGTATCGATGGTCATGATCAGCATGATCGACACCACCAGCAGAAATACGGTGCCGATGGCAGTGAGCCCCGAGGCCTGTTCGGCAAACATATTCAAATACCGCATAACGGTATCGGATACGGTGGGGGGCATCAGGCTGTTCACCAGGAAGTTTTCCAGTGCTTCGCGAAATTCCGCGAACAGCGGGAAGGCGGTGAACAACGAAAGGAAAACCGCCAGCATGGGCACCAAGGCAAGAACCGTGGTGAAGGTTAGGCTTGAGGCAACCTGGGTAAGTTTTTTATCTTTTGCATGAGCCGCGGCATACGCCAGCACTTTTGCCGCATCATGCCATTTTTGCGTCAATTTGGCCGTGGTGGTGGAAGTTTTTTTTTCGTGATCAGTGGGTTGCGGCGACTTTGCACTCATTGATATCGTGGACTCTCGAGACGTGGCTTGGCATTCGGGTAATAATACCAGTATGAACGTTCAATTAAATCCTTACTTGCGGTATACGGCTTCGGCTTCCTTAATCGGCTTGATTGCATTGGGCCTGGCGTGGGAATTGTTTTGGGCGCCGCTTCGCCCGGGTGGCTCCTTATTGGTGTTGAAAGTCTTGCCTTTATTGTTGCCTTTGCGCGGTGTTCTAAAAGGTAACGTATACACCATGCAATGGGCCAGCATGTTGATTCTTCTATATTTTATGGAAGGTGTGGTACGGGCTTATTCCGACCCGAATGCCATGTCGGCAATGCTGGCCGGCGTGGAAATCGTTTTGTCTTTTGTTTTTTACATTTGCGCCTTAATGTATTTGCGCCCGGCGAAGAAAGCAGCACAGGCGGCCAAAAAAGCAGCGAACGCAAAGGGGGCGAAATGAGCATTAATTCGTTTGGGCATTTGCACATTGAAAATTCGTTTGCCGATGATCTGCCGGCCCGTTTTTATACGCGGCTTGAAACGCAACCCTTAACGAATCCAAGGCTGTTGCATGTAAACAATGAAGTTGCGCATGCGCTTGGCCTGCGGGAGGCAGACCTTCAAAGCCCGGCGTTTCTCAAGGTGGTTTCGGGTTCGGAGCCTTTACCCGGCGGGCAAACCTTGGCAGCCGTTTATAGCGGACATCAGTTTGGTGTGTGGGCCGGGCAATTGGGTGATGGTCGCGCGCACCTGTTGGGGGAAATCGCAACCGATGCAGGCCCCCAGGAGTTGCAGTTGAAAGGATCGGGGTTAACGCCGTATTCACGGATGGGTGACGGCCGTGCCGTTGTGCGCTCCTCGGTGCGCGAATATCTTGCCGGAGAGGCAATGGCCGGTCTGGGCATCCCTACCACCCGGGCGTTGTCGCTGGTGGTGGCCGACGATCCGGTCTATCGGGAAACACAGGAAGCTGCGGCCGTGGTTACGCGGGTGGCGCCTTCGTTCGTACGTTTTGGTACTTTCGAACATTGGGCGCAAGATCCAGACAGCCTGAAATTGTTGCTGCGCTACGTTGTGCCGCGGTTTTACCCACAGTGCCTGGCTGCCCAAGAGTCGGCACAAACCGACTTAAGTCGCGACACTATTTTGCGATTTTTAAACGAAGTCGTGGTGAAGTCGGCGCGCTTGGTGGCCGATTGGCAAACGTGTGGCTTTTGTCATGGCGTAATGAACACTGACAACATGTCGATTTTGGGCATTACGCTTGATTATGGGCCTTATGGGTTTATGGATGGCTTCCGTATAAACCACGTTTGCAACCACACCGACACGCATGGTCGCTACGCCTGGAATGTGCAGCCGGCGGTTATGCACTGGAACCTGTATCGCCTGGCCAGCAGTTTAACGGCATTGGGTTTGGAGCCCGATGAGTTGAAAACGCAGTTGCAGGTGTTTGAGGGCGCCTTTCTGCAGGCTTATCAGGGAAATCTTGTGCGCAAATTCGGTTGGCTGTCCTGGCATGAGCAAGATCAGGACCTGGTGGACGAGTGGTGGCGGTTATTACATACTCAATCGGCGGATTTCACGCTCAGTTTTCGTCGCTTGTCGACGGCCCTCGATCAGCCGGAATCCTTTCTGGCTCTGTTCGACGAGCCGGCTCCGGCGCGCGAGTGGCTGGAACAGTACCGCCGGCGCGTGCAGTTTGATGGGCGCAGCGAAGCCGACCGGGTGACTCAAATGTTGTCTGCTAACCCGCTTTATGTATTGCGCAACCATTTGGCGCAGCAAGCGATTGATGCGGCAGAGAAAGATGATGCATCCGTCATTGATGCCTTAATGACGGTATTGCGCGATCCGTATACAGAACGGCCGGGGTTTGAGGCTTATGCGCAGGCGGCCCCCGAGTGGGCCCGGCACCTGGAAGTAAGCTGCTCCTCTTAATGCGATAATCACGCTTTGGTGTGTTTATTATTTTCGTGACTGGACATTATGTCGGGCAATACTCTTGGAAAACTGTTTTGTGTTTCAAACTTTGGTGAGTCGCACGGCCCGGCCATTGGTGCCGTTGTCGATGGCTGCCCTCCCGGTTTGCCATTGTCGGAAGCGGATATACAGGCGGAACTGGATCGTCGCAAGCCCGGTACCTCGCGCCATGTTACCCAGCGCAAAGAACCAGACACGGTTGAGATATTGTCGGGTGTGTATAACGGACTAACCACCGGAACGCCAATAGGCCTGCTTATTCGTAACACTGATGCACGCAGTAAAGACTACAGCAATATCGAGGACACATTTCGACCAGGGCATGCCGATTACGCCTATTGGCGCAAGTATGCGCATCGTGATCCGCGAGGCGGCGGTCGTTCTTCCGCCCGGCTTACCGCCCCAACAGTTGCCGCCGGTGCCATTGCGAAGAAATGGTTGGCCCAAACATTCGGTGTTCAAGTGCGCGGTTATATGAGTCAATTGGGCGAAATTCCCATTCCTTTTGTTAATTGGGAGATGGTGGGGCAGAATCCGTTTTTCGCACCGAACGCGGACATTGTTCCGGAACTTGAGGCTTATATGGACCAATTGCGACGCGATGGGGATTCCATTGGGGCGCGTATTGAAGTCGTGGCTGAAAATGTTCCAGCCGGCTGGGGTGAACCCATTTATGATCGCCTCGATGCCGATATCGCCCATGCCATGATGGGGTTAAACGCGGTGAAAGGGGTGTCAATTGGCGCGGGTTTCGATGCTGTTGCACAACGTGGCTCTGAACACGGGGACGAAATTACGCCCGAAGGTTTTGTCGGTAATAACGCCGGGGGCGTGCTGGGCGGTGTTTCGTCGGGCCAGCCGCTAACCGTTTCCCTGGCAATTAAGCCAACGTCCAGCATTCGGGTAATGCGGCGTTCAGTGAATCGTGCCAATGAGCCCGTTGAAGTTCAAACCTTGGGGCGTCACGACCCTTGTGTGGGTATTCGTGCTACGCCAATTGCAGAGGCGTTATTGGCATTGGTGTTAATGGATCATGCGTTGCGACACCGCGCGCAATGCGGTTAAGTCGTGACAGCGTAACCAATCAAGCACGTTTATGTGTTAACGAAAGTTCGGGTCGGGAGTTCACCATGGGCAAATTGAAATTTAACCGTATTTTCAGTGCCGGCGTACTGGCTGCCACTTTAGTGATTTCAGGTTGTGCCGGCGTGCAAACAACGCAGTCTGGCGCAGTGGGCGTTGAACGCCAGCAGTACATGTCAGGGCTGGTCTCTGAACAGGCTTTGCAGCAAGAGGCGGCGCAACAATACAACAGTTTGTTGTCACAGGCCCGGGCACAGGGGAAGCTGGACACGAATGCTGCTCAAACACGCCGGGTTCAAAATATCGCGCAACGCTTGATTGCCCAAGCAGGGGTGTTTCGTTCCGATGCCGCCCAATGGAACTGGGAAGTTCATGTGTTGAATGATAATCAGGTGAATGCATGGTGTATGCCGGGTGGCAAGATTGCGGTATACAGCGGCCTGATCAACCGGTTGAACCCTACCGACGATGAACTTGCTGCCGTTATCGGTCATGAAATTGCGCATGCGTTACGCGAGCACTCGCGTGAACAAGTGTCTCAGCAAATGGCCACGCAATTGGGGTTGTCGGTATTGGCGGCTGTGACGGGTAGCCAGGCCTCAGCCAATTTGGGCAATGCTTTAACCAATGTGATGTTCACCTTGCCCAATAGCCGCACCCACGAAATCGAGGCAGACCGTATCGGGACGGAACTGGCCGCGCGTGCGGGCTATAACCCCAACGCCGCAGTCACCTTGTGGCAAAAAATGGCAGCGCTCGACCGTGGTAACGCGCCACCTGAATTCTTATCGACCCATCCTTCTCCTGACACTCGTATCCAGGATTTACAAGTGATAGCGAATCAAGTGATGCCTTTGTACGAACGCACTCAAGGTCGTTAACCGGAGTGTGCATAGCCTGTTAGTTGCAGTACTAGTATAAATTATCTTCTTGTACTAGCGTAAGAGCTTGGCATAATAGGCTTATCGTTTCTTTTTCGATTCTCAGAGAGCACTATTATGGCTGAAACCCTTTACGACAAACTTTGGAATGCCCACGTCGTGCATCAGGAGTCCGATGGCACCTGTTTGCTTTATATCGACCGACAACTGTTGCACGAAGTAACCAGCCCTCAGGCTTTTGAGGGGCTGGCGTTGGCGGGACGAAAACCATGGCGGATCAGTGCCAATTTGGCCGTGGCCGATCACAATGTACCCACGACAGCGCGCGATCAGGGCATCAAGGATGAGATTTCCCGTATCCAGGTCGAAACGTTGGATAACAATTGCGAGAAATACGGTATTACCGAATTTCGCATGAACGACATGCGTCAAGGCATTGTGCACGTTATTGGGCCGGAGCAGGGGGCGACATTGCCTGGGATGACGGTGGTGTGCGGTGACTCCCACACCAGTACCCATGGTGCAGTGGCGGCTTTGGCATTCGGTATCGGTACATCCGAAGTTGAACACGCAATGGCCACTCAAACCTTGCTCATGAAAAAGAGCAAGAACATGTTGATTGAGGTCGATGGCGAATTGCCGTTCGGCTGTTCAGCCAAAGACTTGGTGTTGTATATCATCGGTGAAATTGGTACGGCAGGGGCAACCGGCTATGCCATTGAGTTCGCGGGTAGTGCGGTACGAAATTTGTCGATTGAAGGTCGCATGACCATGTGTAATATGGCCATCGAGGCAGGGGCTCGGTCGGGCATGGTGGCGGTCGATGATAAAACCGTTGAGTACTTCCGTAATCGGCCCTATTCGCCCACCGGGGAAATGTGGGATCAAGCTGTTGAATATTGGCGTACCCTGCATTCCGACGAGGGTGCGCACTTTGATCGTGTCATTAAGTTGAATGCTGCCGATGTGCAGCCCCAGGTGACATGGGGCACGTCGCCTGAAATGGTGGTTTCTGTGTCAGGCAGGGTACCGGATCCCGCTTTGGAAAAAGATCCCGTAAAGCGCAGCGGTATGGAAGGTGCGTTGAAGTATATGGGTCTTGAGCCCAATACCCCTATGACGGAAATCAAACCCGATCGGGTGTTCATCGGATCCTGTACTAATTCGCGTATTGAAGACATGCGTGCGGCGGCGGCGGTCGTTAAAGGCAAGAAAGTGGCAGCGAACATCAAACAGGCCATGGTTGTGCCGGGGTCGGGCTTGGTCAAGCGGCAGGCTGAAAAAGAAGGTTTGGACAAAATTTTCCTTGAGGCGGGCTTCGAATGGCGTGAGCCGGGTTGCTCTATGTGTCTGGCCATGAATGCCGATCGTCTTGAGCCTGGTGAACGCGGTGCGTCGACATCAAACCGCAACTTTGAAGGTCGGCAGGGTCAGGGTGGGCGATCACATCTGGTTAGCCCCGCGATGGCAGCCGCTGCAGCGGTGGCCGGTCATTTTGTCGACGTTCGTCAATTCAGTTAAGGAGTAGATCATGGAAGCTTTTACCACTCATAAGGGCCTGGTTGCGCCGCTTGATCGTGAAAACGTTGACACTGACTTGATCATGCCCAAACAGTTTTTGAAGTCGATCAAAAGAACCGGGTTCGGCCCGAATTTGTTTGATACCTTGCGTTATCTCGACGTAGGTGAACCGGGAATGGACAACTCGAAGCGCCCGTTGAATCCAGATTTCTCTTTGAACCAGCCTCGTTATCAGGGTGCTTCAATTTTGCTGACCCGCAAGAATTTCGGTTGTGGTTCCAGCCGTGAGCATGCGCCCTGGGCTTTGCTGCAGTTCGGCTTCAGGGCCATTATCGCGCCATCGTACGCCGATATTTTTTTCAATAACTGCTTCAAAAATGGTTTGTTGCCTATTGTGCAACCGGAAGATGTCGTATCCGAGCTGTTCCGTGAAATGGAGGCAACGCCCGGCTATGAGCTGACTGTCGACCTTGAAGCGCAAACCATTGCCAAGCCGAATGGTGATGTGTTGAAGTTTGACGTTGAGCCTTTCCGTAAACATTGTTTGCTGAATGGTCTGGACGACATTGCGACGACATTACAGAAGGCCGACAAAATTCGTGCTTTCGAGGCCGATCGTCTTGCGCGTTTCCCTTGGCTTGAGGGCCTGCCCGGCTAAATGAGTCGGTTCAGGCCCGGCTTTACGATCACGACACATTAAACCAGAACATTCAGAGAACCCAGAATGACCCGAAAGATTGCAGTTTTACCCGGTGATGGAATCGGTCCGGAAATTATTGATCAGGCTTTGCGCGTCCTAAGTGCGCTGAATCTCGATTTGAGTTTTGAGACACAACCGGTTGGGGGGGCCGCCTACGCGCAGCACGGTCACCCGTTGCCGCCCGCCACGCTGGAATTGGCAAAAAGCGCCGATGCTATTTTGTTCGGTGCGGTTGGCGATTGGAAATACGACTCCCTTCCTCGCGAGCACCGGCCGGAACAGGCTATTCTGGGCTTGCGCAAAGCCTTGGGTTTGTTTGCTAATTTACGTCCGGCGATTTTGTATGAAGAGCTGGCGAACGCTTCTTCGCTTAAGCCGGAAGTGGTGGCGGGTTTGGATATTCTGATTGTTCGTGAGCTAACCGGCGATATTTATTTTGGTAGCCCGCGTGGTGTGCGTGAAGCGCCCGATGGTCCTTTCAAGGGAGAGCGGCAAGGGTTTGACACTATGTTGTATACAGAACCTGAGGTACGTCGTATCGCGCATGTTGGATTTCAGGCGGCGCGCAAACGTAATAAGAAATTATGCAGCGTCGATAAAGCCAATGTATTGGAAACGTCTCAGTTTTGGCGCGATATCGTGATTGACGTCGCGAAATCCTATCCAGATGTTGAGTTAACCCACATGTATGTCGATAATGCGGCAATGCAATTGGTGCGTGCACCCAAGGCATTCGATGTAATCGTGACAGGGAACCTGTTTGGTGACATTTTGTCCGACGAGGCCTCAATGCTGACGGGCTCCATTGGCATGTTGCCTTCAGCTTCTCTGAATGAATCGAACCAGGGTTTGTATGAGCCCAGTCACGGCTCGGCCCCTGATATCGCCGGCCAAAATATCGCCAACCCA
This region includes:
- a CDS encoding YihY family inner membrane protein, whose amino-acid sequence is MSAKSPQPTDHEKKTSTTTAKLTQKWHDAAKVLAYAAAHAKDKKLTQVASSLTFTTVLALVPMLAVFLSLFTAFPLFAEFREALENFLVNSLMPPTVSDTVMRYLNMFAEQASGLTAIGTVFLLVVSIMLIMTIDTVLNDIWQVEQQRPLPQRILVYWAIISAGPILAGASLWATSYLAQQSAFDVGHIARSMRIALSVIPVVITGLAFSALFVFVPNRHVFWRDALAGGFGTAIVLEIMKAGFAYYITQFPSYTVIYGAFATLPIFLLWIYLSWLAILFGATVAATLPSLRLRRWAEKRKTGAAFIDAVRILRLLRSTQNTPNPGRSTRFLGAHMRLHANELLSVLRALKKLGIVVPTQEKGMDHWVLACDIREAKLSTLIDQFLLDRHQPELQEDPFLLEALAHALSDCPNITLEDLFNETIPLSETPELLENKETTPKSGETHHA
- a CDS encoding DUF2069 domain-containing protein, with product MNVQLNPYLRYTASASLIGLIALGLAWELFWAPLRPGGSLLVLKVLPLLLPLRGVLKGNVYTMQWASMLILLYFMEGVVRAYSDPNAMSAMLAGVEIVLSFVFYICALMYLRPAKKAAQAAKKAANAKGAK
- a CDS encoding protein adenylyltransferase SelO, coding for MSINSFGHLHIENSFADDLPARFYTRLETQPLTNPRLLHVNNEVAHALGLREADLQSPAFLKVVSGSEPLPGGQTLAAVYSGHQFGVWAGQLGDGRAHLLGEIATDAGPQELQLKGSGLTPYSRMGDGRAVVRSSVREYLAGEAMAGLGIPTTRALSLVVADDPVYRETQEAAAVVTRVAPSFVRFGTFEHWAQDPDSLKLLLRYVVPRFYPQCLAAQESAQTDLSRDTILRFLNEVVVKSARLVADWQTCGFCHGVMNTDNMSILGITLDYGPYGFMDGFRINHVCNHTDTHGRYAWNVQPAVMHWNLYRLASSLTALGLEPDELKTQLQVFEGAFLQAYQGNLVRKFGWLSWHEQDQDLVDEWWRLLHTQSADFTLSFRRLSTALDQPESFLALFDEPAPAREWLEQYRRRVQFDGRSEADRVTQMLSANPLYVLRNHLAQQAIDAAEKDDASVIDALMTVLRDPYTERPGFEAYAQAAPEWARHLEVSCSS
- the aroC gene encoding chorismate synthase, which codes for MSGNTLGKLFCVSNFGESHGPAIGAVVDGCPPGLPLSEADIQAELDRRKPGTSRHVTQRKEPDTVEILSGVYNGLTTGTPIGLLIRNTDARSKDYSNIEDTFRPGHADYAYWRKYAHRDPRGGGRSSARLTAPTVAAGAIAKKWLAQTFGVQVRGYMSQLGEIPIPFVNWEMVGQNPFFAPNADIVPELEAYMDQLRRDGDSIGARIEVVAENVPAGWGEPIYDRLDADIAHAMMGLNAVKGVSIGAGFDAVAQRGSEHGDEITPEGFVGNNAGGVLGGVSSGQPLTVSLAIKPTSSIRVMRRSVNRANEPVEVQTLGRHDPCVGIRATPIAEALLALVLMDHALRHRAQCG
- a CDS encoding M48 family metallopeptidase; its protein translation is MGKLKFNRIFSAGVLAATLVISGCAGVQTTQSGAVGVERQQYMSGLVSEQALQQEAAQQYNSLLSQARAQGKLDTNAAQTRRVQNIAQRLIAQAGVFRSDAAQWNWEVHVLNDNQVNAWCMPGGKIAVYSGLINRLNPTDDELAAVIGHEIAHALREHSREQVSQQMATQLGLSVLAAVTGSQASANLGNALTNVMFTLPNSRTHEIEADRIGTELAARAGYNPNAAVTLWQKMAALDRGNAPPEFLSTHPSPDTRIQDLQVIANQVMPLYERTQGR
- the leuC gene encoding 3-isopropylmalate dehydratase large subunit yields the protein MAETLYDKLWNAHVVHQESDGTCLLYIDRQLLHEVTSPQAFEGLALAGRKPWRISANLAVADHNVPTTARDQGIKDEISRIQVETLDNNCEKYGITEFRMNDMRQGIVHVIGPEQGATLPGMTVVCGDSHTSTHGAVAALAFGIGTSEVEHAMATQTLLMKKSKNMLIEVDGELPFGCSAKDLVLYIIGEIGTAGATGYAIEFAGSAVRNLSIEGRMTMCNMAIEAGARSGMVAVDDKTVEYFRNRPYSPTGEMWDQAVEYWRTLHSDEGAHFDRVIKLNAADVQPQVTWGTSPEMVVSVSGRVPDPALEKDPVKRSGMEGALKYMGLEPNTPMTEIKPDRVFIGSCTNSRIEDMRAAAAVVKGKKVAANIKQAMVVPGSGLVKRQAEKEGLDKIFLEAGFEWREPGCSMCLAMNADRLEPGERGASTSNRNFEGRQGQGGRSHLVSPAMAAAAAVAGHFVDVRQFS
- the leuD gene encoding 3-isopropylmalate dehydratase small subunit; the protein is MEAFTTHKGLVAPLDRENVDTDLIMPKQFLKSIKRTGFGPNLFDTLRYLDVGEPGMDNSKRPLNPDFSLNQPRYQGASILLTRKNFGCGSSREHAPWALLQFGFRAIIAPSYADIFFNNCFKNGLLPIVQPEDVVSELFREMEATPGYELTVDLEAQTIAKPNGDVLKFDVEPFRKHCLLNGLDDIATTLQKADKIRAFEADRLARFPWLEGLPG
- the leuB gene encoding 3-isopropylmalate dehydrogenase gives rise to the protein MTRKIAVLPGDGIGPEIIDQALRVLSALNLDLSFETQPVGGAAYAQHGHPLPPATLELAKSADAILFGAVGDWKYDSLPREHRPEQAILGLRKALGLFANLRPAILYEELANASSLKPEVVAGLDILIVRELTGDIYFGSPRGVREAPDGPFKGERQGFDTMLYTEPEVRRIAHVGFQAARKRNKKLCSVDKANVLETSQFWRDIVIDVAKSYPDVELTHMYVDNAAMQLVRAPKAFDVIVTGNLFGDILSDEASMLTGSIGMLPSASLNESNQGLYEPSHGSAPDIAGQNIANPLATILSAAMMLRYSLNADEQAKRIEAAVQSVLKQGLRTLDIHEEGTTRVSTSEMGDAVLKALK